A section of the Verrucomicrobium sp. GAS474 genome encodes:
- the icd gene encoding NADP-dependent isocitrate dehydrogenase, with the protein MTPPAGGTITIKDGILTVPDNPVIPFIRGDGTGRDIWASSVRVLDAAVEKAYGGKKKISWFEVFAGEASKTKFDNWLPDDTITAFNEYLVGIKGPLTTPVGGGIRSLNVALRQMLDLYVCLRPVQYFTGVPSPVKAPEKVDMVIFRENTEDIYAGIDFEAGGEAALKTLEFLKANFPKEFKKVRYGADEIQNVGVGIKPVSKSGTARLVRAAIKYAIEQKKKSVTIVHKGNIMKYTEGAFRDWGYEVAKTEFGAVEIDGGPWCKLPNGIIIKDAIADITLQQVLTRPEDFDVIATLNLNGDYLSDALAAQVGGIGIAPGGNINYITGHAIFEATHGTAPKYADQDVVNPGSVILSGEMMFRYLGWGEAADLLIKGLNGAIGSKKVTYDFARLMEGATKIKCSEFGQNIIDHM; encoded by the coding sequence ATTACCCCTCCCGCCGGCGGCACGATCACCATCAAGGATGGCATTCTGACCGTTCCCGATAATCCCGTGATCCCCTTCATCCGGGGCGACGGCACCGGCCGGGACATCTGGGCCTCCAGCGTCCGCGTCCTCGACGCCGCGGTGGAGAAGGCCTACGGCGGCAAGAAGAAGATCTCCTGGTTCGAGGTCTTCGCGGGCGAGGCCTCCAAGACCAAGTTCGACAACTGGCTCCCCGATGACACCATCACCGCCTTCAACGAGTACCTCGTCGGCATCAAGGGCCCGCTGACGACCCCCGTCGGCGGCGGCATCCGCTCCCTCAACGTGGCGCTCCGCCAGATGCTCGACCTCTACGTCTGCCTCCGCCCGGTCCAGTACTTCACCGGCGTCCCCAGCCCCGTGAAGGCCCCGGAGAAGGTCGACATGGTCATCTTCCGCGAGAACACCGAGGACATCTACGCCGGTATCGACTTCGAGGCCGGCGGCGAGGCCGCCCTGAAGACCCTCGAGTTCCTCAAGGCGAACTTCCCCAAGGAATTCAAGAAGGTCCGCTACGGTGCCGACGAGATCCAGAACGTCGGCGTCGGCATCAAGCCGGTCTCGAAGTCGGGCACGGCCCGCCTCGTCCGCGCCGCGATCAAGTACGCCATCGAGCAGAAGAAGAAGTCGGTCACCATCGTCCACAAGGGCAACATCATGAAGTACACCGAGGGTGCCTTCCGTGACTGGGGCTACGAGGTGGCGAAGACCGAGTTCGGCGCGGTCGAGATCGACGGCGGCCCCTGGTGCAAGCTCCCGAACGGGATCATCATCAAGGACGCCATCGCCGACATCACCCTCCAGCAGGTCCTGACCCGTCCCGAGGACTTCGACGTCATCGCGACGCTGAACCTCAACGGCGACTACCTCTCCGACGCCCTCGCGGCGCAGGTCGGCGGCATCGGCATCGCCCCCGGCGGCAACATCAACTACATCACCGGCCACGCGATCTTCGAGGCGACCCACGGCACCGCGCCGAAGTACGCCGACCAGGACGTCGTGAACCCCGGTTCCGTCATCCTCTCCGGCGAGATGATGTTCCGCTACCTCGGCTGGGGCGAGGCGGCCGACCTCCTGATCAAGGGCCTCAACGGCGCGATCGGCAGCAAGAAGGTGACCTATGACTTCGCCCGCCTCATGGAAGGCGCGACGAAGATCAAGTGCTCCGAGTTCGGCCAGAACATCATCGACCACATGTAG
- a CDS encoding MBL fold metallo-hydrolase, which produces MIPLEDAYSDILGKAQRGLGLDDGAVAAAVGIGREAWLKVRGGQYDEAAVRKAAPVLGLDADRLVAIAKEAWHPRVAMPKGVARATTEFSGGTVNAYVVWCPETREAALFDTGMDRTPLLQIIREQGLTPRFLFITHTHVDHIAELPALAKETGTAPALVHRNGDIGGVKLFEWGAKFTLGKLTISTLQTTGHADDGTTFVIDGLAVPVAIVGDALFAGSMGGGMVSYAEALKTNRANLFTLPDATVICSGHGPLTTLGQERRHNPFYAV; this is translated from the coding sequence ATGATTCCTCTCGAAGACGCCTACAGTGATATCCTCGGCAAAGCGCAGCGCGGACTGGGGCTCGACGATGGCGCCGTCGCCGCCGCCGTGGGGATCGGGAGGGAGGCGTGGCTGAAGGTGAGGGGCGGGCAGTACGACGAGGCGGCGGTCCGCAAGGCGGCCCCGGTCCTCGGCCTCGATGCCGACCGGCTGGTCGCGATCGCGAAGGAGGCCTGGCATCCCCGCGTGGCGATGCCGAAGGGCGTCGCCCGGGCGACGACCGAGTTCAGCGGGGGGACGGTGAACGCCTACGTCGTCTGGTGCCCGGAGACGAGGGAGGCGGCGCTCTTCGATACCGGGATGGACCGGACGCCGCTGTTGCAGATCATCCGGGAACAGGGCCTCACGCCCCGCTTCCTCTTCATCACCCACACCCACGTCGACCACATCGCGGAGCTCCCCGCCCTGGCGAAGGAGACGGGGACGGCCCCGGCGCTGGTCCACCGGAACGGCGACATCGGGGGGGTGAAGCTCTTCGAGTGGGGGGCGAAGTTCACCCTCGGCAAGCTGACGATCTCGACCCTCCAGACGACGGGCCATGCCGACGACGGTACGACGTTCGTGATCGACGGCCTGGCGGTCCCCGTCGCCATCGTCGGCGATGCGCTTTTCGCGGGCTCGATGGGGGGAGGGATGGTCTCCTATGCCGAGGCGCTGAAGACGAACCGGGCGAATCTATTTACATTGCCCGATGCGACGGTGATCTGTTCCGGCCACGGTCCCCTGACGACGCTGGGGCAGGAACGCCGTCATAATCCATTCTACGCCGTATAG
- a CDS encoding PAS domain-containing sensor histidine kinase, with amino-acid sequence MSWKNWMAAEINPGRVDAKSEKILSGERTRLDSLLTRFLVLQWAVLIGIALFWTSGSAPSSFTVFSSRLWDALILGAGVILVPAWMGFTWPGRKVTHYALAVAQMGVAALLIHLCGGRAEAHFYIFISLAVLAFYWDARLLLTAAAVVFIEHFGIEYAGGGWRENVAGFIGEEVLSHGLWIAVETAFLLWGVQRMGKFFDDLALRQIFFEEMGEKMGVIASDRARDLREAKRQLKNLVERAPIGLYRADAEGKLEMANPMLVRMLGYESFREMAEAGVRLSAPLLAEAAAAPRGAVRSRNGVWEKKEGAVLHVRENLQVVRNDAGEVVCYDGSLEDVTDRKALEERYLQAQKVQALGQLAGGVAHDFNNILTVIAGCTEMLEEDVPGPVVFGYTKEIRQATDQATDMTRQLLAFSRKQEFQVKVFSVNSVIEGMDKMIRRLVGERIDFEFHGEADLWRVKADSGQIQQVLMNLAVNARDAMPDGGKLRLETANVAFDEAAAQLYPEITPGDYVVVSVSDTGCGMSPEVRSRIFEPFFTTKEVGKGTGLGLATCYGIVQQSGGHITVYSEPDHGTTFRVYLPRNGEAETAMVAPVRTGMPKGRGETILLAEDEPMVRTFVEKALTSLGYKVYVEPNGQAAMERFFTLKRVDLLFVDVFMPEMGGIELVTQLRRIEPDIRVLFTSGHANETFPGHALDGRRTDFIAKPYTVISLVEKIQAMLRGGGDLEPALQKGFMAMSGLKK; translated from the coding sequence ATGTCTTGGAAAAACTGGATGGCGGCGGAGATCAATCCGGGCCGCGTCGATGCGAAATCGGAGAAGATTCTCTCCGGTGAGCGCACCCGTCTCGATTCCCTGTTAACCCGTTTCCTCGTCCTGCAGTGGGCCGTCCTCATCGGGATCGCCCTGTTCTGGACGAGCGGAAGCGCCCCCTCTTCCTTCACCGTTTTCTCGTCCCGCCTCTGGGACGCCCTGATCCTGGGGGCCGGGGTCATCCTTGTTCCCGCCTGGATGGGGTTCACCTGGCCGGGGCGGAAGGTGACCCATTACGCCCTTGCCGTGGCCCAGATGGGGGTGGCCGCCCTCCTCATCCATCTCTGCGGCGGACGGGCCGAGGCCCATTTCTATATCTTCATCTCGCTCGCCGTCCTCGCGTTCTACTGGGACGCGCGGCTCCTGCTGACGGCGGCGGCGGTGGTCTTCATCGAGCATTTCGGGATCGAGTATGCGGGCGGAGGGTGGAGGGAGAACGTGGCGGGGTTCATCGGGGAGGAGGTTCTCAGCCACGGGCTCTGGATCGCGGTGGAGACGGCTTTCCTCCTGTGGGGTGTCCAACGGATGGGCAAGTTTTTCGACGATCTGGCACTCCGGCAGATTTTCTTCGAGGAGATGGGGGAAAAGATGGGGGTCATCGCCTCGGACCGCGCCCGCGACCTGCGGGAGGCGAAGCGGCAGCTGAAGAACCTCGTCGAGCGCGCCCCGATCGGCCTCTACCGGGCCGACGCCGAGGGGAAGCTGGAGATGGCGAATCCGATGCTGGTGCGGATGCTCGGCTACGAGTCGTTCCGCGAGATGGCCGAGGCGGGGGTCCGCCTTTCGGCCCCGCTCCTCGCCGAGGCGGCGGCGGCCCCGCGCGGCGCCGTCCGGAGCCGCAACGGGGTCTGGGAAAAGAAGGAGGGGGCGGTGCTCCACGTCCGGGAGAATCTCCAGGTGGTCCGCAACGACGCGGGCGAGGTCGTCTGCTACGACGGCTCCCTGGAGGACGTGACCGACCGGAAGGCGCTGGAGGAGCGTTACCTCCAGGCGCAGAAGGTGCAGGCCCTCGGCCAGCTGGCCGGCGGCGTCGCCCATGATTTCAACAATATCCTGACGGTGATCGCCGGCTGCACGGAGATGCTGGAGGAGGATGTCCCCGGCCCCGTGGTCTTCGGCTACACGAAGGAGATCCGGCAGGCGACCGACCAGGCGACCGACATGACGCGGCAGCTCCTCGCCTTCAGCCGGAAGCAGGAGTTCCAGGTGAAGGTCTTCTCGGTGAACTCGGTGATCGAGGGGATGGACAAGATGATCCGGCGGCTGGTCGGGGAGCGGATCGACTTCGAGTTCCACGGCGAGGCCGACCTTTGGCGGGTGAAGGCCGATTCGGGCCAGATCCAGCAGGTGCTGATGAACCTCGCGGTGAACGCGCGGGACGCGATGCCCGACGGCGGGAAGCTGCGGCTGGAGACGGCGAACGTTGCCTTCGACGAGGCGGCGGCCCAGCTCTACCCCGAGATCACGCCGGGCGATTACGTGGTGGTCTCGGTGAGCGACACCGGCTGCGGGATGTCGCCCGAGGTGCGGTCGCGCATCTTCGAGCCGTTCTTCACGACGAAGGAGGTCGGGAAGGGGACCGGCCTCGGCCTGGCGACCTGCTACGGCATCGTCCAGCAGAGCGGCGGCCACATCACGGTCTACAGCGAGCCCGACCACGGGACGACGTTCCGGGTCTACCTTCCCCGCAACGGCGAGGCCGAGACGGCGATGGTCGCGCCGGTGCGGACGGGGATGCCGAAGGGGCGGGGGGAGACGATCCTCCTGGCCGAGGACGAGCCGATGGTCCGCACGTTCGTCGAGAAGGCGCTGACTTCCCTCGGCTACAAGGTCTACGTCGAGCCGAACGGGCAGGCGGCGATGGAGCGGTTCTTCACCCTGAAGCGGGTCGACCTCCTCTTCGTCGACGTCTTCATGCCGGAGATGGGCGGGATCGAGCTGGTGACGCAGCTCCGCCGGATCGAGCCCGACATCCGGGTCCTCTTCACCTCGGGCCACGCGAACGAGACCTTCCCCGGCCACGCCCTCGACGGGCGGCGGACCGATTTCATCGCGAAGCCCTACACCGTCATCTCCCTGGTCGAGAAGATCCAGGCGATGCTCCGGGGCGGCGGCGATCTGGAGCCGGCCCTGCAAAAGGGCTTCATGGCGATGAGCGGCCTGAAAAAGTAG
- a CDS encoding RNA-binding protein translates to MSTKLYVGNLSFNTSEEEVRDIFSQYGNVTESTLIIDKLTGRSRGFAFVSYDSEAAAEAAIAKLDGQDVGGRRLTVNIARPKEDRPSFGGGGGGPRHGGGGGGYGGGGGGRGPRRDGGGGRDRDRR, encoded by the coding sequence ATGAGCACGAAACTCTACGTCGGGAATCTCTCCTTCAACACCTCGGAAGAGGAAGTGCGGGATATCTTCTCCCAATATGGCAACGTCACCGAATCGACGTTGATCATCGACAAGCTCACGGGGCGCTCCCGCGGTTTTGCCTTTGTCTCCTATGACTCCGAAGCCGCCGCCGAGGCCGCTATCGCGAAGCTCGACGGCCAGGACGTCGGCGGCCGCCGCCTGACGGTCAACATCGCCCGCCCGAAGGAAGATCGTCCCTCCTTCGGCGGCGGCGGCGGTGGTCCCCGCCACGGTGGTGGCGGCGGCGGATACGGCGGCGGCGGCGGTGGCCGCGGGCCTCGCCGTGACGGCGGTGGCGGTCGCGACCGCGATCGGCGCTAA
- a CDS encoding NAD(P)/FAD-dependent oxidoreductase: MSFPEPAPLQEADVVVLGGGAAGLMCAITAGQRGRRVVVLEGNERIGKKILISGGGRCNFTNTGAGPGNYLSGNPGFCRSALARYTPRHFLEFVERRGIAWHEKKLGQLFCDHSSKEIVDMLEAECAEAGVEIVLNGRATAVGREGSDFIVETRKGKWRCGALVVATGGLSIPKIGAEDFGYRVARHFKVPLTATRPGLVPLTSPDRTLHALSGLSLPVAMKGGGGRFEENLLFTHRGVSGPAVLQISSFWQPGEEIEVDLLPGMEAAKWLRAVQREPGGTTLRHVLATKFPRRLADAWADREGEWADRPINGLKGLFLDELGARLNRWMFRPDGTEGYAKAEVTLGGVDTGALSSKTFEAREVPGLFFIGEVVDVTGWLGGYNFQWAWASGHAAGESV, encoded by the coding sequence ATGAGTTTTCCCGAGCCCGCTCCCCTGCAGGAAGCCGATGTCGTCGTCCTCGGCGGCGGGGCGGCGGGGCTGATGTGCGCGATCACGGCGGGGCAGCGGGGGCGGCGGGTCGTCGTCCTGGAGGGGAACGAGCGGATCGGGAAGAAGATCCTGATTTCGGGCGGGGGGCGCTGCAATTTCACGAACACCGGGGCGGGGCCGGGGAATTATCTCTCCGGGAATCCCGGCTTCTGCCGCTCGGCGCTGGCCCGCTACACGCCCCGCCATTTCCTCGAGTTCGTCGAGCGGCGAGGCATCGCCTGGCACGAGAAGAAGCTGGGGCAGCTGTTTTGCGACCACAGCTCGAAGGAGATCGTCGACATGCTGGAGGCCGAATGCGCCGAGGCGGGGGTCGAGATCGTCCTGAACGGCCGGGCCACCGCCGTGGGGCGGGAGGGGAGCGACTTCATCGTCGAGACCCGGAAGGGGAAGTGGCGATGCGGCGCGTTGGTCGTGGCGACGGGGGGGCTCTCGATCCCGAAAATCGGCGCGGAGGACTTCGGCTACCGGGTGGCCCGCCATTTCAAGGTTCCGCTGACGGCGACGCGCCCGGGCCTCGTCCCCCTCACCAGCCCCGACCGCACCCTCCATGCGCTCAGCGGCCTTTCCCTGCCGGTGGCGATGAAGGGCGGCGGCGGGCGGTTCGAGGAGAATCTTCTTTTCACCCATCGCGGCGTCAGCGGTCCCGCGGTGCTGCAGATTTCCTCCTTCTGGCAGCCGGGAGAGGAGATCGAGGTCGATCTCCTTCCCGGCATGGAGGCGGCGAAGTGGCTCCGCGCCGTCCAGCGGGAGCCGGGCGGGACGACGCTCCGGCATGTCCTGGCGACGAAGTTCCCCCGCCGCCTGGCCGACGCCTGGGCCGATCGGGAAGGGGAGTGGGCCGACCGGCCGATCAACGGCCTGAAGGGGCTCTTCCTCGACGAGCTCGGCGCGAGGTTGAACCGCTGGATGTTCCGCCCCGACGGGACCGAGGGGTATGCGAAGGCCGAGGTGACGCTCGGCGGGGTCGACACGGGGGCGCTCTCTTCCAAGACCTTCGAGGCGCGGGAGGTGCCCGGCCTCTTCTTCATCGGCGAGGTCGTCGACGTCACGGGGTGGCTGGGGGGATACAACTTCCAGTGGGCCTGGGCCTCGGGGCATGCGGCGGGAGAGTCGGTTTAA
- a CDS encoding aldo/keto reductase: MAEFSPTRYDSMQYRKCGKWGLKLPAISLGAWETFGGYKGEQTARECLFRAFDLGITHFDLANNYGKPPGHAEQVVGKILKEMPRDELIISSKAGYTMWPGPYGDFGSRKYIIASCDQSLKRLGLDYVDIFYHHRPDPETPLEESLGALESIVRSGKALYAGISNYQGPRAAEAAELMQKRGWAPITIHQPRYNMFDRWIEDGLLPVAKKEGFGLIPFSPLACGLLTDKYLNGIPEGSRATSDMWSAGGVRDKANNAEFVEKIRGLNAIAQERGQSLAQMALAWVLRHPEVTSALIGASSVKQIEDNVAALKNLAFSKEELLKIEKLI, from the coding sequence ATGGCTGAATTTTCCCCCACGCGGTATGACTCGATGCAGTATCGGAAGTGCGGCAAGTGGGGCCTGAAGCTTCCCGCGATTTCCCTCGGCGCGTGGGAGACCTTCGGCGGGTACAAGGGCGAGCAAACGGCGCGGGAATGCCTCTTCCGGGCCTTCGACCTCGGCATCACCCACTTCGACCTCGCGAACAATTACGGCAAGCCGCCCGGCCACGCCGAGCAGGTCGTGGGCAAGATCCTCAAGGAGATGCCGCGCGACGAGCTGATCATTTCCTCCAAGGCCGGTTACACCATGTGGCCGGGACCGTATGGCGACTTCGGCTCGCGGAAGTACATCATCGCCTCGTGCGACCAGTCGTTGAAGCGGCTCGGCCTCGACTATGTCGACATCTTCTACCATCACCGCCCCGATCCCGAGACCCCGCTCGAGGAATCGCTCGGCGCGCTCGAAAGCATCGTCCGCAGCGGCAAGGCGCTCTACGCCGGGATCTCGAACTACCAGGGTCCCCGCGCCGCGGAGGCGGCGGAGTTGATGCAGAAGCGGGGCTGGGCCCCGATCACGATCCATCAGCCGCGCTACAACATGTTCGACCGCTGGATCGAGGACGGCCTCCTGCCGGTGGCCAAGAAGGAGGGCTTCGGGCTCATCCCGTTCTCGCCCCTCGCCTGCGGCCTGCTGACCGACAAGTATCTGAACGGGATTCCCGAAGGCTCCCGCGCCACCTCCGACATGTGGTCGGCGGGCGGGGTCCGGGACAAGGCGAACAATGCCGAGTTCGTCGAAAAGATCCGCGGCCTGAACGCCATCGCGCAGGAACGGGGGCAGAGCCTCGCCCAGATGGCCCTCGCCTGGGTGCTGCGTCATCCCGAGGTGACGAGCGCGCTGATCGGGGCCTCGAGCGTGAAGCAGATCGAGGACAACGTCGCGGCGTTGAAGAACCTCGCCTTCTCGAAGGAGGAGTTGCTCAAGATCGAGAAGCTGATTTAA
- a CDS encoding YkgJ family cysteine cluster protein, with protein sequence MKRPHVPNPLIALKKTVVAEVRQVYADLAEREKTNLAFERNCTGIAECCHFVLTGATPYLTKAEALVAAKAWRASGRTKLPETDGDACPFLSKERKCMIYNDRPFGCRTHFCAGAGGEYARRDLIDLIQRLEAIDLKLEKGKQRGGRQGHHGPTALPQAVGEALNEESGTKGAHAF encoded by the coding sequence ATGAAGCGCCCCCACGTTCCCAATCCCCTCATCGCCCTGAAGAAGACCGTCGTCGCCGAGGTCCGCCAGGTCTATGCCGATCTCGCGGAGCGGGAAAAGACCAACCTCGCCTTCGAGCGGAACTGCACCGGCATCGCCGAGTGCTGCCACTTCGTCCTGACGGGGGCGACCCCCTACCTGACCAAGGCCGAGGCCCTCGTCGCCGCGAAGGCCTGGCGCGCCTCGGGCCGGACGAAGCTTCCCGAGACCGACGGCGATGCCTGCCCCTTCCTGAGCAAGGAACGGAAATGCATGATCTATAACGACCGCCCCTTCGGCTGCCGCACCCACTTCTGCGCCGGGGCGGGCGGGGAATACGCGCGACGCGACCTCATCGACCTCATCCAGCGCCTCGAGGCGATCGACCTGAAGCTCGAAAAGGGGAAGCAGCGCGGCGGACGGCAGGGACATCACGGCCCCACCGCCCTCCCCCAGGCCGTCGGCGAAGCCCTCAACGAAGAGAGCGGGACGAAGGGTGCCCACGCCTTCTAA
- a CDS encoding tRNA-dihydrouridine synthase family protein has product MTTHPQIGNLLQKAAKAGNCPLLILAPMQDVTDLPFMRVMERYGGPDLYYTEYFRVHGDSKPEKWIVRSIRECPGGKPVIAQVIGQDIPALVRTAQALEREPVVGIDLNLGCPAPIVCRKKAGGGLLRHVAEMEKIVAALRGAVAGPFTVKTRIGFDGPGEFDALLDVFTRYPIDALTVHGRTVREMYRTAVHYDRIAEAVRRMDAPVFANGNVLSVRLARETITRTGAAGLMIGRGAIRNPWIFTQIRQAWAGEAVYRPTLRDLRGYIEALFEATNHEGFKETLHVAKMKKYLNFIGQGVDAEEAFLREIRCAERASQFFAVCDRFLDRDGTVPDEPPAGALFCPRSEALASSG; this is encoded by the coding sequence GTGACGACCCACCCCCAGATCGGGAATCTCCTGCAAAAGGCCGCAAAGGCGGGAAACTGCCCCCTCCTCATCCTCGCGCCGATGCAGGATGTGACCGATCTGCCGTTCATGCGGGTGATGGAGCGTTACGGCGGGCCCGACCTCTATTACACCGAGTATTTCCGGGTCCATGGCGACTCGAAGCCGGAGAAATGGATCGTCCGCTCGATCCGGGAGTGCCCGGGCGGGAAGCCCGTGATCGCCCAGGTGATCGGGCAGGATATCCCGGCGCTGGTCCGGACGGCGCAGGCGCTGGAGCGGGAGCCGGTCGTCGGCATCGACCTGAACCTCGGCTGCCCCGCGCCGATCGTCTGCCGGAAGAAGGCGGGCGGCGGGCTGCTGCGGCACGTGGCGGAGATGGAGAAGATCGTCGCGGCGCTGCGCGGGGCGGTGGCGGGACCGTTCACGGTGAAGACCCGGATCGGGTTCGACGGGCCGGGGGAGTTCGACGCGCTCCTCGATGTCTTTACCCGCTATCCGATCGACGCGTTGACGGTCCACGGGCGGACGGTGCGGGAGATGTACCGGACGGCGGTCCACTACGACCGGATCGCCGAGGCGGTGCGGCGGATGGACGCGCCGGTCTTCGCGAACGGGAACGTCCTCTCGGTCCGCCTGGCCCGGGAGACGATCACGCGGACGGGGGCGGCGGGGCTGATGATCGGGCGGGGGGCGATCCGCAATCCGTGGATCTTCACCCAGATCCGGCAGGCGTGGGCGGGGGAGGCGGTCTACCGGCCGACGCTCCGCGACCTGCGGGGCTATATCGAGGCGCTCTTCGAGGCGACGAACCACGAGGGTTTCAAGGAAACCCTCCACGTGGCGAAGATGAAGAAGTACCTGAACTTTATCGGTCAGGGCGTCGACGCTGAGGAGGCTTTCCTTCGCGAGATTCGGTGCGCGGAGCGGGCCTCGCAGTTTTTTGCGGTGTGCGACCGGTTCCTTGACCGGGACGGAACGGTGCCCGACGAGCCTCCTGCTGGAGCGCTATTCTGTCCGCGTAGCGAGGCGTTGGCGTCCTCGGGGTGA
- a CDS encoding polysaccharide deacetylase family protein — MTAPAPDIVILGHHKIGPIPENGWKSWYYVPEETFALQLQLLKDRGYAFLTLEAFLHGLSHPETFPAKGVLITFDDGYRSLLRHALPPMQAVGAPGVVFVPTDWVGKNNDFDLGVEPPEAIATWEELAAMEKGGLAVQSHGRTHRGLSTLAPADLREEIEDSKKEIEERLGRPVAFFSFPFGDNAAERGHDSPVIEALLRESGYRAACVYGGDPVPLDLSHPYRLTRIAMGEDTDLAKALDSRPISR; from the coding sequence ATGACCGCGCCCGCGCCCGACATCGTCATCCTCGGCCACCACAAGATCGGTCCCATCCCGGAGAACGGCTGGAAGAGCTGGTACTACGTCCCCGAAGAAACCTTCGCCCTCCAGCTCCAGCTATTGAAAGACCGGGGCTACGCCTTCCTCACCCTCGAGGCCTTCCTCCACGGCCTCTCCCACCCGGAGACCTTCCCGGCCAAGGGAGTCCTCATCACCTTCGACGACGGCTACCGCTCCCTCCTCCGCCACGCCCTTCCCCCCATGCAGGCCGTCGGCGCTCCCGGCGTCGTCTTCGTCCCGACCGATTGGGTCGGGAAGAACAACGACTTCGACCTCGGCGTCGAGCCCCCCGAAGCGATCGCCACGTGGGAGGAGCTCGCCGCCATGGAGAAGGGCGGCCTCGCCGTCCAGTCCCACGGCCGCACCCATCGCGGCCTCTCGACCCTCGCCCCCGCCGACCTCCGCGAGGAGATCGAGGACTCGAAGAAGGAAATCGAGGAGCGGCTCGGGCGTCCCGTCGCCTTCTTCTCCTTCCCCTTCGGGGACAACGCCGCGGAACGGGGCCACGACTCCCCCGTCATCGAGGCCCTCCTGAGGGAATCGGGCTACCGCGCCGCCTGCGTCTACGGCGGCGATCCCGTCCCGCTCGACCTCTCCCATCCCTACCGCCTCACCCGCATCGCGATGGGGGAGGACACCGACCTGGCCAAGGCCCTCGACTCCCGCCCCATCTCCCGGTAG
- a CDS encoding AI-2E family transporter yields the protein MPWNGPTPAQERLLWKALSLLSLLFLIGAGLGIGWALLAIARHLQEILIPLGVAAVLAYLLHPLLDLLERAGLRRAIAVPLLFGLAAVGIAVAVYLLGPKLWREASGFAQSLPGWLDILRDKADHFLSAGTPSSTRAASLLDAARTHAESLSSRLLQGSASGVGSLLHLLGLAIGFLFVPFYLFYFLLDQPRIASSWRTLLPLGNSRVRTEAIVILEQINGYLISFFRGQVIVAAINGLLLALGLGIVGVDSALLIGLAAAFLTVIPYLGMGIITVTTLLIAGFQSDGGGLHLCLFSILVIGATQLIEGTLVSPRVMGEKTGLGPVAVVVSILFWSSLLGGLLGAILAVPLTATLKVLLVRYALVPPARENES from the coding sequence ATGCCTTGGAACGGCCCCACTCCCGCTCAGGAACGTCTTCTCTGGAAGGCCCTCTCCCTGCTTTCGCTCCTTTTTCTGATCGGCGCCGGCCTCGGCATCGGCTGGGCCCTCCTCGCCATCGCCCGCCACCTGCAGGAGATCCTCATCCCCCTCGGCGTCGCCGCCGTCCTCGCCTACCTCCTCCACCCCCTCCTCGACCTGCTGGAACGGGCCGGGCTCCGCCGCGCCATCGCGGTCCCCCTCCTCTTCGGCCTCGCCGCCGTCGGCATCGCCGTCGCCGTCTACCTCCTCGGCCCGAAGCTCTGGCGGGAGGCCTCCGGCTTCGCCCAATCTCTCCCCGGCTGGCTCGACATCCTGCGGGACAAGGCCGACCACTTCCTCTCCGCCGGGACCCCCTCCTCGACCCGCGCCGCCTCCCTCCTCGACGCCGCCCGGACCCATGCGGAGAGCCTCTCCTCCCGCCTCCTCCAAGGCTCCGCCTCGGGCGTCGGCAGCCTCCTCCACCTCCTGGGCCTCGCCATCGGCTTCCTCTTCGTCCCCTTCTACCTCTTCTACTTCCTCCTCGACCAGCCCCGGATCGCCAGCTCTTGGCGGACCCTCCTCCCCCTCGGGAACAGCCGGGTGCGGACCGAGGCCATCGTCATCCTGGAGCAGATCAACGGATACCTCATCTCCTTCTTCCGGGGCCAGGTCATCGTCGCCGCCATCAACGGCCTCCTCCTCGCCCTCGGCCTCGGCATCGTCGGGGTCGATTCGGCGCTCCTCATCGGCCTCGCCGCCGCCTTCCTCACCGTCATCCCCTACCTCGGCATGGGGATCATCACTGTCACCACCCTCCTCATCGCCGGGTTCCAGTCCGACGGCGGCGGCCTCCATCTCTGCCTCTTCTCGATCCTCGTCATCGGCGCCACCCAGCTGATCGAGGGAACCCTGGTCTCCCCCCGCGTCATGGGGGAGAAAACCGGCCTCGGGCCCGTCGCGGTCGTCGTCTCGATCCTTTTTTGGTCGTCCCTGCTCGGAGGCTTGCTCGGCGCCATTTTGGCGGTACCGTTGACAGCCACCTTGAAAGTCCTCCTCGTCCGCTACGCCCTCGTCCCCCCCGCCCGGGAAAACGAAAGCTGA